A genomic window from Flintibacter sp. KGMB00164 includes:
- a CDS encoding DUF6442 family protein — MDKNEVLSRSQKENQAGDEREKTIRIQGESFSLIFVFGIGLLLTTYKLINHIPVGDILSMFWACSFGCCLYKAVNLKQRSQAGMALFCLAMIVYNLVKYLSGW; from the coding sequence ATGGATAAAAATGAAGTTCTGTCCCGCAGTCAAAAGGAAAACCAAGCAGGGGATGAGCGGGAAAAGACCATTCGTATTCAAGGCGAATCGTTCAGCCTGATTTTTGTCTTTGGCATTGGTCTGCTGCTGACCACCTATAAGCTCATCAACCACATTCCCGTGGGAGATATTTTGTCTATGTTCTGGGCCTGCTCCTTTGGGTGCTGTCTCTACAAGGCGGTCAACCTCAAGCAGCGCTCTCAGGCTGGGATGGCTCTTTTCTGTTTGGCCATGATCGTGTATAATTTAGTCAAGTATTTGTCAGGATGGTGA
- a CDS encoding helix-turn-helix transcriptional regulator, whose product MDDQLVLKNRLKVARAEKNLSQGDLAKLVGVSRQTISSIETGQFNPTAKLALVLCIALDKKFEDLFYF is encoded by the coding sequence ATGGACGACCAGCTGGTTTTAAAAAATCGTTTGAAGGTGGCCCGGGCGGAAAAAAATCTGTCCCAGGGTGACCTTGCCAAGCTGGTGGGTGTATCCAGACAGACGATCAGCTCTATTGAAACGGGGCAGTTTAACCCCACCGCCAAGCTGGCACTGGTGCTGTGCATCGCGCTGGACAAAAAATTTGAAGATCTGTTTTATTTTTAA
- a CDS encoding SHOCT domain-containing protein: protein MRRRRVTYRPSKAQGAFSVVVGIVFVLIGLFVVIPGGFGIFGILWTLMALGITVMSGYQAFGKGYAGPEITIEEDEEPRRGVSSSPAPQTHDHIPSTSLDVKGRLEQLKELKEAGLLSQEEYDKKRQEILKGL from the coding sequence GTGAGAAGACGTCGTGTGACCTATCGTCCCAGTAAGGCCCAGGGGGCATTTAGCGTGGTCGTTGGTATCGTCTTTGTGCTCATTGGTTTGTTTGTAGTTATCCCCGGAGGATTTGGAATCTTTGGTATTCTGTGGACGCTGATGGCCTTGGGAATCACAGTGATGAGCGGATACCAGGCCTTTGGCAAGGGCTATGCCGGACCGGAAATCACCATTGAGGAGGACGAGGAGCCCCGCCGTGGGGTATCCTCCTCCCCTGCTCCCCAGACCCACGACCACATTCCTTCCACGTCTCTGGATGTGAAGGGACGGCTGGAGCAGCTCAAGGAGCTGAAAGAGGCCGGGCTGCTCAGTCAGGAGGAGTACGACAAGAAGCGGCAGGAGATTTTGAAGGGGCTTTGA
- a CDS encoding RNA-binding S4 domain-containing protein, whose protein sequence is MEKETVQIRTEFIKLQDLLKFAGAVETGGDAKLIIQEGRVKVNGETCTMRGKKMRPGDVACIDDQLELTVQ, encoded by the coding sequence ATGGAAAAAGAGACTGTTCAGATTCGTACGGAGTTCATTAAGCTCCAGGATCTGCTGAAATTTGCCGGAGCCGTGGAGACCGGCGGCGACGCCAAGCTGATCATTCAGGAGGGCCGGGTCAAGGTGAACGGGGAGACCTGCACCATGCGGGGCAAGAAGATGCGCCCCGGGGACGTGGCCTGCATTGACGACCAGCTGGAGCTGACCGTCCAATGA
- the gyrA gene encoding DNA gyrase subunit A codes for MSKKPQYDPEEIRFPDQVIKTAPLVKEMEDSYIEYAMSVIVGRALPDVRDGLKPVHRRILYAMYEDGLTSDKPFKKSATCVGDVLGRYHPHGDQSVYDALVRLGQDFSMRYVLVDGHGNFGSIDGDPPAAYRYTEARMSKLSNEMLRDIEKETVDWDPNFDESRKEPRVLPSRFPNLLVNGSSGIAVGMATNIPPHNLTEVINAVICVLDNENATLDDLMEHIQGPDFPTKGMIMGRSGIRAAYATGKGHIRVRARTEFEEFGKDRTRIIVTEIPYQVNKRMLIKNMADQVEDKRLEGISDIRDESDRNGMRIVIELKRDANPQVVLNRLIAQTQLQVTFAINMLALVHDQKQPKILTLREILDEYIAFQEQIITRRTIYDRRKAQERAHLLEGLLIAQDNIDEVIKIIRTSYDNAKERLMTRFGLDDVQAQAILDMRLKALQGLDREKLEAEYKELEERIAYYDKLLSDEGLLRQVLKDELTEIRDKYGDQRKTEIAFVEDDLDIEDLIEEEQCVFTLTQAGYIKRTPVSEYAAQSKGGQGRKGITTRDEDCVVDVFTASTHDYLFFFTDTGKVYRKKGYQIPESGKTAKGTNIVNILQVEQGEKVQTMIHTRELDNPDLYLVMVTRNGTVKRLPVTALKNIRNSGIRALRLEEGDQLISVRETDGTKKILIATHDGMAVCFDENDVRPMGRDAVGVRGIRLREGDYVVSAARATAGRTVLTITEKGYGKRTPVEDYRVTNRGGIGIKNYAVTEKTGKIVGIKVVDGSEDLLLVTQAGILIRTHVDAIREAGRATQGVIVMRFKEEGDKVISLALAEREETAEVTKPETTEAETMEAETTETPEETQADQE; via the coding sequence ATGAGTAAAAAACCTCAATACGATCCCGAGGAGATCCGTTTCCCGGACCAGGTGATCAAGACTGCTCCCCTGGTCAAGGAGATGGAGGACTCCTACATCGAATATGCCATGTCCGTCATCGTGGGCCGGGCTCTGCCCGACGTGCGGGACGGCCTGAAGCCGGTACACCGCCGCATCCTCTACGCCATGTACGAGGACGGCCTCACCAGCGACAAGCCCTTCAAAAAGTCGGCCACCTGCGTGGGCGACGTGCTGGGCCGCTACCATCCCCACGGCGACCAGTCCGTCTATGACGCCCTGGTGCGTCTGGGCCAGGACTTCTCCATGCGCTATGTGCTGGTGGACGGCCACGGTAACTTCGGTTCCATCGATGGCGACCCCCCTGCCGCCTACCGTTACACCGAGGCCCGCATGTCCAAGCTCTCCAACGAGATGCTCCGGGACATCGAGAAGGAGACGGTGGACTGGGACCCCAACTTCGACGAGAGCCGCAAGGAACCCCGTGTCCTGCCCAGCCGCTTCCCCAACCTGCTGGTGAACGGCTCTTCCGGCATCGCCGTAGGTATGGCCACCAACATTCCCCCCCACAACCTCACCGAGGTCATCAACGCTGTGATCTGCGTGCTGGACAACGAGAACGCTACCTTGGACGACCTGATGGAGCACATCCAGGGTCCCGACTTCCCCACCAAGGGCATGATCATGGGCCGCAGCGGCATCCGCGCTGCCTACGCCACCGGCAAGGGCCACATCCGTGTCCGCGCCCGCACCGAGTTTGAGGAGTTCGGCAAGGACCGTACCCGCATCATCGTCACCGAGATCCCCTACCAGGTCAACAAGCGCATGCTCATCAAGAACATGGCCGACCAGGTGGAGGACAAGCGTCTGGAGGGCATCTCCGACATCCGGGACGAGTCCGACCGCAACGGCATGCGCATCGTCATCGAGCTCAAGCGGGACGCCAACCCCCAGGTGGTTCTCAACCGCCTCATCGCCCAGACTCAGCTCCAGGTGACCTTCGCCATCAATATGCTGGCTCTGGTCCACGACCAGAAGCAGCCCAAGATTCTCACCCTGCGGGAGATTCTGGACGAGTACATCGCCTTCCAGGAGCAGATCATCACCCGCCGCACCATCTACGACCGCCGCAAGGCCCAGGAGCGGGCCCATCTGCTGGAGGGTCTGCTCATCGCTCAGGACAACATTGACGAGGTCATCAAGATCATCCGCACCAGCTACGACAACGCCAAGGAGCGCCTGATGACCCGCTTCGGTCTGGACGACGTGCAGGCTCAGGCCATCCTGGACATGCGCCTGAAAGCCCTCCAGGGCCTGGACCGGGAGAAGCTGGAGGCCGAGTACAAGGAGTTGGAGGAGCGCATCGCCTACTACGACAAGCTCCTTTCCGACGAGGGTCTGCTGCGCCAGGTCCTCAAGGACGAGCTCACCGAAATTCGGGATAAGTACGGCGACCAGCGCAAGACCGAGATCGCCTTCGTGGAGGACGACCTGGACATTGAGGACCTCATCGAGGAGGAGCAGTGCGTCTTTACCCTCACCCAGGCGGGCTACATCAAGCGCACCCCGGTGAGCGAGTACGCCGCGCAGAGCAAGGGCGGCCAGGGCCGCAAAGGTATCACCACCCGGGACGAGGACTGCGTGGTGGACGTGTTTACCGCCTCCACCCACGACTACCTGTTCTTCTTCACCGACACCGGCAAGGTGTACCGGAAGAAGGGCTACCAGATCCCCGAAAGCGGCAAGACCGCCAAGGGCACTAACATCGTCAACATTCTCCAGGTGGAGCAGGGCGAGAAGGTGCAGACCATGATCCACACCCGGGAGCTGGACAACCCCGATCTGTACCTGGTCATGGTCACCCGCAACGGCACCGTCAAGCGTCTGCCCGTCACCGCCCTGAAGAACATCCGCAACAGCGGCATCCGTGCCCTGCGCCTGGAGGAGGGCGACCAGCTCATCTCCGTGCGGGAGACCGACGGCACCAAGAAGATCCTCATCGCCACCCATGACGGTATGGCCGTCTGCTTTGACGAAAACGACGTGCGGCCCATGGGCCGTGACGCCGTGGGCGTGCGCGGCATCCGCCTGCGGGAGGGCGACTATGTGGTCAGCGCCGCCCGGGCCACCGCCGGCCGCACCGTTCTTACCATCACCGAGAAGGGCTACGGCAAGCGCACCCCCGTGGAGGACTATCGTGTCACCAACCGCGGCGGCATCGGCATCAAGAACTACGCCGTCACCGAGAAGACGGGCAAGATCGTGGGCATCAAGGTGGTGGACGGCAGCGAGGACCTGCTGCTGGTCACCCAGGCGGGTATCCTCATCCGCACCCACGTGGACGCCATCCGGGAGGCCGGACGTGCCACCCAGGGCGTTATCGTCATGCGCTTCAAGGAGGAGGGGGACAAGGTAATCTCCCTGGCTCTGGCGGAGCGGGAGGAGACCGCCGAGGTCACCAAGCCCGAGACCACAGAAGCGGAAACCATGGAAGCAGAAACCACCGAAACCCCGGAAGAGACCCAGGCTGATCAGGAGTGA
- the recF gene encoding DNA replication/repair protein RecF codes for MKLNRLELDFFRNYAHVEATFHPRVNLIYGDNAQGKTNLLEAIAYLSSARSHRVRYDRELIMLNEPQGYIKGEVDSRERTFILEAKLCRGKTRQLWSNGLRLKTAGELAGILTTVLFCPEDLYLIREGAAARRRFLDGAICQLRPRYAQALAEYNRLYEHKTRILRDWQENPSLLDTLDDFNLRMAQFGARIIHYRAHFVRRLGEQAPAIHADFSGGREQLGLRYETVSTVQDPLGSVQDIFESLMRHQESHRRAELDSRQCLSGPHKDDLVVELDGQSAKQFGSQGQTRTAALSLKLAQREIFQQETGEWPVLLLDDVLSELDGKRQSFVLNRIQGGQVFITCCEPEKLDGLERGKSFQIQGGSVLSQRLV; via the coding sequence ATGAAGTTAAACCGGCTGGAGCTGGACTTTTTCCGCAACTATGCCCACGTGGAGGCCACCTTTCACCCGAGGGTGAATCTCATCTACGGGGACAACGCCCAGGGAAAGACCAATCTGCTGGAGGCCATTGCCTACCTCTCCTCGGCCCGGTCCCACCGGGTCCGGTACGACCGAGAGCTCATCATGTTAAATGAGCCTCAGGGCTACATCAAGGGAGAAGTGGACAGCCGGGAGCGCACCTTTATTCTGGAGGCCAAGCTCTGCCGGGGCAAAACCCGACAGCTCTGGTCCAACGGCCTGCGGCTGAAAACCGCCGGAGAGCTGGCGGGGATTCTGACCACCGTCCTCTTCTGTCCCGAGGACCTCTACCTCATCCGGGAAGGGGCCGCCGCCCGGCGGCGCTTTTTGGATGGAGCTATTTGTCAGCTGCGGCCCAGGTATGCTCAGGCGCTGGCGGAGTATAACCGCCTCTACGAGCACAAGACCCGGATTTTGCGGGATTGGCAGGAAAATCCCTCTCTGCTGGACACGTTGGACGACTTTAACCTCCGTATGGCCCAGTTTGGAGCCCGGATCATTCACTACCGGGCCCACTTTGTCCGGCGGCTGGGGGAACAGGCCCCCGCCATCCACGCCGATTTTTCCGGCGGGCGGGAGCAGCTTGGACTGCGGTATGAGACGGTTTCCACCGTTCAGGACCCCCTGGGCAGCGTTCAGGATATTTTTGAAAGCCTGATGCGCCACCAGGAGAGCCACCGTCGGGCGGAATTGGACAGCCGCCAGTGTCTCAGCGGTCCCCACAAGGACGATCTGGTGGTGGAGCTGGACGGACAGAGCGCCAAGCAATTTGGCTCCCAGGGCCAGACCCGGACGGCGGCCCTGTCCCTGAAACTGGCCCAGCGGGAGATTTTTCAGCAGGAGACCGGCGAGTGGCCGGTGCTGCTGCTGGACGACGTGCTGTCTGAATTGGACGGAAAACGGCAATCCTTTGTATTGAACCGCATCCAGGGCGGTCAGGTGTTCATCACCTGCTGCGAGCCGGAAAAGCTGGACGGCCTGGAGCGCGGCAAGAGCTTTCAGATCCAGGGAGGGAGCGTTCTCTCCCAGCGCTTGGTGTGA
- a CDS encoding Tat pathway signal protein has protein sequence MPIVIGIFFLLPLFFGALAEYLCCRLPRRRFWRFLPPVIAVVFLIVAVWIRIQNWESKDVSPLTQLIIFPGVPAVALLLGVYLGWRFWKYLWSPKIIDDLR, from the coding sequence ATGCCCATTGTCATTGGAATTTTCTTTCTGCTGCCCCTGTTTTTTGGCGCTTTGGCGGAGTATTTGTGCTGCCGCCTGCCCCGGCGCCGGTTTTGGCGGTTTCTGCCGCCGGTGATTGCGGTTGTCTTTCTGATTGTGGCCGTGTGGATCCGGATACAGAATTGGGAGAGCAAAGACGTCTCCCCCCTCACCCAGTTGATCATTTTTCCCGGCGTGCCCGCGGTGGCGCTGCTGCTGGGGGTCTATCTGGGGTGGAGGTTTTGGAAGTATCTTTGGTCGCCGAAGATTATTGATGATTTACGTTGA
- a CDS encoding glycine--tRNA ligase has translation MKNSEKTMEKIVALCKGRGFIFSGSEIYGGLANTWDYGPLGVELKNNVKKAWWKKFVQENPYNVGLDAAILMNPQTWVASGHLGGFSDPLMDCKECKERFRADKLIEDWCGENGVELDKPIDAFSQEEMKNFIEEKNIPCPTCGKHNFTDIRQFNLMFKTFQGVTEDAKNTVYLRPETAQGIFVNFQNVQRTTRKKLPFGVCQIGKSFRNEITPGNFTFRTREFEQMELEFFCKPGTDMEWFQYWRSFCRDWLLNLNMKEEHLRLRDHSPEELCFYSKGTTDFEFLFPFGWGELWGVADRTDYDLTQHQTTSGKDMTYFDQETGEHYIPYVVEPSLGADRVTLAFLVEAYDEEVVGQDKKGNDDVRVVMHFHPALAPFKAAILPLSKKEVLAGPAQKLRDELSKYFMVDYDDTGSIGKRYRRQDEIGTPYCITLDFQTVGDENTPADNCVTIRDRDTMEQVRIPMDQVKSWLEEKLAY, from the coding sequence ATGAAAAACAGCGAAAAGACCATGGAAAAGATCGTTGCTCTGTGTAAGGGCCGCGGCTTTATCTTCTCCGGCAGCGAGATCTACGGCGGCCTGGCCAACACCTGGGACTACGGCCCTCTGGGTGTGGAGCTGAAGAACAACGTCAAGAAGGCCTGGTGGAAGAAGTTCGTCCAGGAGAACCCCTACAACGTGGGTCTGGACGCCGCCATCCTGATGAACCCCCAGACCTGGGTGGCTTCCGGCCATCTGGGCGGCTTCTCCGATCCTCTGATGGACTGTAAGGAGTGTAAGGAGCGTTTCCGCGCCGACAAGCTCATCGAGGACTGGTGCGGCGAGAACGGCGTGGAGCTGGACAAGCCCATCGACGCCTTCTCCCAGGAGGAGATGAAGAACTTCATCGAGGAGAAGAACATCCCCTGCCCCACCTGCGGCAAGCACAACTTCACCGACATCCGTCAGTTCAACCTGATGTTCAAGACCTTCCAGGGCGTCACCGAGGATGCCAAGAACACCGTGTATCTGCGTCCTGAGACCGCCCAGGGTATCTTCGTCAACTTCCAGAACGTGCAGCGCACCACCCGCAAGAAGCTGCCCTTCGGTGTCTGCCAGATCGGTAAGTCCTTCCGTAACGAGATCACCCCCGGCAACTTCACCTTCCGTACCCGTGAGTTTGAGCAGATGGAGCTGGAGTTCTTCTGCAAGCCCGGCACCGACATGGAGTGGTTCCAGTATTGGCGTTCCTTCTGCCGCGACTGGCTGCTGAACCTGAACATGAAGGAGGAGCACCTGCGTCTGCGTGACCACAGCCCCGAGGAGCTGTGCTTCTACTCCAAGGGTACCACCGACTTCGAGTTCCTGTTCCCCTTCGGCTGGGGCGAGCTGTGGGGTGTGGCCGACCGTACTGACTACGACCTGACCCAGCACCAGACCACCTCCGGCAAGGACATGACCTACTTCGACCAGGAGACCGGCGAGCACTATATCCCCTACGTGGTGGAGCCCTCTCTGGGCGCCGACCGTGTGACCCTGGCCTTCCTGGTGGAGGCCTACGACGAGGAGGTCGTGGGTCAGGACAAGAAGGGCAACGACGACGTGCGCGTGGTCATGCACTTCCACCCTGCTCTGGCTCCCTTCAAGGCTGCCATCCTGCCTCTGTCCAAGAAGGAGGTCCTGGCTGGTCCTGCTCAGAAGCTGCGTGATGAGCTGAGCAAGTACTTCATGGTGGACTACGACGACACCGGTTCCATCGGCAAGCGTTACCGCCGCCAGGACGAGATCGGTACCCCCTACTGCATCACCCTGGACTTCCAGACCGTGGGCGACGAGAACACCCCCGCCGACAACTGTGTCACTATCCGTGACCGTGACACCATGGAGCAGGTGCGTATCCCCATGGACCAGGTGAAGAGCTGGCTGGAGGAGAAGCTGGCTTATTGA
- the gyrB gene encoding DNA topoisomerase (ATP-hydrolyzing) subunit B has translation MAENNELQQLNSTQVEHEYGGSEIQVLEGLEAVRKRPGMYIGSTSESGLHHLVYEIVDNSIDEALAGYCTDITVTINPGNTITVTDNGRGIPVDIQPQTGRPALEVVFTVLHAGGKFGGGGYKVSGGLHGVGASVVNALSEWLEVQVHKNGEIYEMKFSRGKITQEMKVVGKTDHTGTTVTFKPDPEMFDTLEYNYETLHTRMREEAFLNAGLRIQTVDLRPGQEKEDDMCYEGGIREFVTFINRNKTPIHDGVIYMSGAREDSMAEIAMQYNDGYQEVMVSFANNVHTPEGGMHEEGFRRALTNTLNAYGRKIGVLKNDDKVSGDDCREGLTCVISVKLTEAQFEGQTKAKLGNAEIRTLVNAVVSEKLEIFLEENPKVGKLILEKAMMANRAREAARKARESIRRKTALGGAAMPDKLRDCNEANPELTELYIVEGDSAGGSATQGRDSRFQAILPLWGKMLNVEKARADKVYGNDKLTPVITALGAGIGDDFDLNKLRYHKVIIMADADVDGAHIRTLLLTFFFRFMRPLIDNGYVYAAVPPLYKLTKGKTTRVAFSDEERDKISAELRGDNPNAKVIINRYKGLGEMDPHELWETTMDPEKRTLKRIELDDAVRADEIFTLLMGEKVEPRREYIQENAKKAVNLDF, from the coding sequence ATGGCAGAAAACAACGAGCTTCAGCAGCTCAATTCCACCCAGGTGGAGCACGAGTACGGCGGCTCTGAGATCCAGGTTCTGGAGGGCCTGGAGGCGGTGCGTAAGCGCCCGGGCATGTACATCGGCTCTACCAGTGAGTCGGGACTTCATCACCTGGTGTACGAAATTGTGGATAACTCCATCGACGAGGCCCTGGCGGGCTACTGCACCGATATCACCGTGACCATCAATCCCGGCAACACCATCACCGTCACCGACAACGGCCGCGGTATCCCCGTGGACATCCAGCCCCAGACCGGCCGTCCCGCTCTGGAGGTCGTCTTCACCGTCCTCCACGCCGGCGGCAAGTTCGGCGGCGGCGGCTACAAGGTCTCCGGCGGTCTGCACGGCGTAGGCGCCAGCGTGGTAAACGCCCTGTCCGAGTGGCTGGAGGTCCAGGTCCACAAGAACGGCGAGATCTATGAGATGAAGTTTTCCCGGGGAAAGATCACCCAGGAGATGAAGGTGGTGGGCAAAACCGATCATACCGGCACCACCGTCACCTTCAAGCCCGACCCCGAGATGTTCGACACCCTGGAGTACAACTACGAAACCCTCCACACCCGCATGCGGGAGGAGGCCTTCCTCAACGCCGGACTGCGCATCCAGACCGTGGACCTGCGTCCCGGCCAGGAAAAAGAGGACGACATGTGCTACGAGGGCGGCATCCGGGAGTTTGTCACCTTCATCAACCGCAACAAGACCCCCATCCACGACGGGGTGATCTACATGTCCGGCGCCCGGGAGGACTCCATGGCGGAAATCGCCATGCAGTATAACGACGGCTATCAGGAGGTCATGGTCTCCTTTGCCAACAACGTCCACACCCCCGAGGGCGGCATGCACGAGGAAGGCTTCCGCCGGGCGCTCACCAACACCCTCAACGCCTACGGCCGGAAGATCGGCGTGCTGAAAAACGACGACAAGGTGTCCGGCGACGACTGCCGCGAGGGTCTCACCTGCGTCATTTCCGTCAAGCTCACCGAGGCCCAGTTCGAGGGCCAGACCAAGGCCAAGCTGGGCAATGCGGAAATCCGCACCCTGGTAAACGCCGTGGTATCCGAGAAGCTGGAAATTTTCCTGGAGGAGAACCCCAAGGTGGGCAAGCTCATCCTGGAGAAGGCCATGATGGCCAACCGGGCCAGAGAAGCCGCCCGGAAGGCCCGGGAGTCTATCCGCCGCAAGACTGCCCTGGGCGGCGCGGCCATGCCCGACAAGCTCCGTGACTGCAACGAGGCCAACCCCGAGCTCACCGAGCTATACATCGTCGAGGGCGATTCCGCCGGCGGCTCGGCCACTCAGGGCCGGGACAGCCGCTTCCAGGCTATCCTCCCCCTGTGGGGCAAGATGCTCAACGTGGAGAAGGCCCGGGCGGACAAGGTGTACGGCAACGATAAGCTCACCCCCGTCATCACCGCTCTGGGCGCGGGCATCGGAGACGACTTTGATCTCAATAAGCTGCGGTATCACAAGGTCATCATCATGGCCGATGCCGACGTAGACGGCGCCCACATCCGTACCCTGCTGCTGACCTTCTTCTTCCGCTTCATGCGGCCTCTCATCGACAATGGCTATGTGTACGCCGCCGTCCCTCCCCTCTATAAGCTCACCAAGGGCAAGACCACCCGGGTGGCCTTCTCTGACGAGGAGCGCGATAAGATTTCCGCCGAGCTCCGTGGAGACAACCCCAACGCCAAGGTGATTATCAACCGCTATAAGGGCCTGGGCGAAATGGACCCCCACGAGCTGTGGGAGACCACTATGGATCCCGAGAAGCGTACCCTCAAGCGTATCGAGCTGGACGACGCCGTCCGGGCCGATGAGATCTTCACCCTGCTCATGGGCGAGAAGGTGGAGCCCCGCCGGGAGTATATCCAGGAGAACGCCAAGAAGGCGGTCAACCTGGACTTCTAA
- a CDS encoding SHOCT domain-containing protein: MQRRRMIDRPNQVQGKSWISVIWGVILLIVGFGTMMSTSAAIGAVWTVFAVVLIVNGARKALAPKNASKLDDSVEKVVSRIQNKSPEKKTVRSKQETHDHIPSTALDVEARLEQLRSLKEAGLMDNAEYEQRKQKLFKGQ, encoded by the coding sequence ATGCAAAGACGCCGTATGATCGACCGACCCAATCAGGTCCAGGGGAAAAGCTGGATCTCAGTGATTTGGGGCGTGATACTTCTTATCGTTGGTTTTGGGACGATGATGTCTACATCCGCTGCCATTGGCGCTGTGTGGACGGTGTTTGCTGTGGTCCTGATCGTGAACGGCGCCCGTAAGGCCCTTGCGCCCAAGAATGCCTCCAAGCTGGATGACAGTGTAGAGAAGGTTGTGTCCCGGATTCAAAATAAGTCTCCCGAGAAAAAAACAGTCCGCAGCAAACAGGAGACCCACGACCATATTCCCTCCACCGCCCTGGATGTGGAGGCGCGGCTGGAGCAGCTCCGGAGCCTGAAAGAGGCGGGACTGATGGACAACGCGGAGTATGAGCAGCGGAAGCAGAAGCTGTTTAAAGGACAGTAA
- the rnhA gene encoding ribonuclease HI, with the protein MKTVTIYTDGACSGNPGPGGWGAILMYGPHKKEMSGGEPQTTNNRMELTGVISALRALKEPCVVELYSDSKYVIDALEKGWAKGWRARGWVKGDKKPALNPDLWQQLLELCEYHTVNLHWVKGHASNPYNNRCDELAVAQSQKFK; encoded by the coding sequence ATGAAAACAGTCACCATTTACACCGACGGCGCCTGCTCCGGCAACCCCGGCCCGGGCGGTTGGGGCGCGATTTTGATGTACGGCCCCCACAAAAAGGAGATGTCCGGGGGCGAGCCCCAGACCACCAACAACCGCATGGAGCTTACCGGGGTGATTTCCGCCTTGCGGGCCTTGAAGGAGCCCTGCGTGGTGGAGCTCTACTCCGACTCCAAGTACGTCATTGACGCGCTGGAGAAGGGCTGGGCCAAGGGCTGGCGTGCCCGGGGCTGGGTCAAAGGAGATAAAAAGCCTGCCCTCAACCCCGATTTGTGGCAGCAGCTGCTGGAGCTGTGCGAGTACCACACGGTTAATCTCCACTGGGTCAAGGGCCATGCGTCCAATCCCTATAACAACCGCTGTGATGAACTGGCCGTAGCCCAGAGCCAGAAGTTTAAGTGA
- a CDS encoding DUF370 domain-containing protein, whose product MYLHIGQSVVVPYRQILGIFDLDNASWAYKTREFLERAEREGRAVWLGDDLPRSFILVGEGNAPPTVYISQLSTATLLRRMENNSFE is encoded by the coding sequence ATGTATCTTCATATCGGACAATCCGTGGTGGTCCCCTACCGCCAGATCTTAGGCATCTTCGATTTGGACAACGCCAGCTGGGCCTATAAAACCCGGGAGTTCCTGGAACGGGCCGAGCGGGAGGGCCGGGCGGTCTGGCTGGGCGACGACCTGCCCAGATCGTTCATTCTGGTGGGCGAGGGAAACGCCCCACCCACCGTCTATATCTCTCAATTATCCACCGCAACTCTGCTGCGGCGGATGGAAAATAACTCCTTTGAGTAA